One Rhodoferax ferrireducens T118 DNA segment encodes these proteins:
- the ftsZ gene encoding cell division protein FtsZ, which translates to MPIEMIEEQAFNLGTQIKVIGVGGGGGNAVGHMIDCGVQGVEFICANTDAQALSRSDAHKCIQLGTTGLGAGSKPDKAREAAEVAVDDIRAAIEGANMLFITAGMGGGTGTGAAPVIARVAREMGILTVGVVTKPFDFEGGRRMTNADSGLVELEANVDSLIVVLNEKLLDVLGDDVTQDEAFAHANDVLKNAVGGIAEIINVPGLMNVDFEDVRTVMGEPGKAMMGTAIAAGPDRARIAAEQAVACPLLEGIDLSGAKGVLVLITAAKGSLKLSESKLAMNTIRAYASPDAHVIYGTAYDDELGDEIRVTVVATGLSRQGVRRTAPPLQVLRTGTDNVPFQVPSFNPAGTNGNVSAMMPNGSGNAGRAQPDYNAMATPSVWRRPPDRTQAAAKVDALASGGMDDFEIPAFLRKQAD; encoded by the coding sequence GCGGTGGTGGCGGCAACGCGGTCGGCCACATGATTGACTGCGGCGTGCAAGGGGTGGAGTTCATCTGCGCCAACACCGATGCGCAGGCCTTGAGTCGCAGCGATGCGCACAAATGCATCCAGCTCGGCACCACCGGCCTGGGCGCTGGCAGCAAGCCTGACAAAGCGCGTGAAGCCGCAGAAGTGGCGGTTGACGACATTCGGGCCGCCATCGAGGGCGCCAACATGCTGTTTATCACTGCCGGGATGGGCGGCGGCACCGGCACCGGTGCGGCGCCGGTGATTGCGCGTGTGGCGCGTGAAATGGGCATTTTGACGGTCGGCGTGGTTACCAAGCCCTTTGACTTTGAAGGCGGCCGCCGCATGACCAATGCCGACAGCGGCCTGGTCGAGCTCGAAGCCAATGTCGATTCGCTGATCGTGGTGCTGAACGAGAAATTGCTCGACGTACTGGGCGATGACGTGACACAGGACGAGGCCTTTGCCCATGCCAACGATGTGCTGAAAAACGCCGTCGGCGGCATTGCCGAAATCATCAACGTGCCGGGCCTGATGAACGTCGACTTTGAAGACGTGCGCACCGTCATGGGTGAGCCTGGCAAGGCCATGATGGGCACCGCCATAGCCGCCGGGCCGGATCGGGCGCGCATTGCGGCGGAACAGGCCGTGGCCTGCCCGCTGCTCGAAGGCATCGACTTGTCGGGCGCCAAGGGCGTGCTGGTGCTGATCACGGCTGCCAAAGGGTCGCTGAAACTGTCCGAGTCCAAGCTGGCCATGAACACCATCCGTGCCTACGCCTCACCGGACGCCCACGTGATCTACGGCACCGCGTACGACGACGAGCTGGGCGATGAAATCCGCGTCACCGTCGTGGCCACGGGCCTCTCGCGCCAGGGCGTGCGGCGCACCGCGCCGCCGCTGCAGGTACTGCGCACCGGCACCGACAACGTGCCGTTTCAAGTGCCCAGCTTCAATCCGGCCGGCACCAACGGCAATGTCTCCGCCATGATGCCCAACGGTTCGGGCAATGCGGGCCGGGCGCAGCCCGACTACAACGCGATGGCCACGCCCAGCGTTTGGCGCCGGCCGCCGGACCGCACGCAGGCCGCAGCCAAGGTGGACGCGCTGGCCAGCGGCGGCATGGACGACTTCGAGATTCCCGCTTTCCTGCGCAAGCAGGCGGATTGA
- the ruvC gene encoding crossover junction endodeoxyribonuclease RuvC, producing MRILGIDPGLRTTGFGVIDVAGADLTYVASGTISTLHLDKGQLPARLKVLFDGIREVVARYQPECASVEIVFVNVNPQSTLLLGQARGACITALVSGDLPVAEYTALQMKQAVVGYGRADKSQVQEMVRRLLALPGLPGPDAADALGLAITHAHAAKALARLAQADGVMGAGSGKYKAGRSR from the coding sequence ATGAGAATCCTCGGCATTGACCCCGGCTTGCGCACCACCGGCTTTGGTGTGATTGACGTCGCGGGCGCTGACCTGACCTACGTTGCCAGCGGCACCATCAGCACCCTGCATCTGGACAAAGGCCAGCTGCCGGCGCGGCTCAAGGTGCTGTTTGATGGCATCCGCGAGGTGGTGGCGCGCTACCAGCCTGAGTGCGCCTCGGTCGAGATCGTATTTGTCAACGTCAACCCGCAATCCACCTTGCTGTTGGGGCAAGCGCGTGGCGCCTGCATCACGGCGCTGGTCTCTGGCGATTTGCCGGTGGCTGAATACACCGCGCTGCAAATGAAACAGGCGGTGGTGGGCTATGGCCGCGCCGACAAAAGCCAGGTTCAGGAGATGGTGCGTCGCTTGCTGGCCCTGCCGGGTCTGCCGGGCCCGGACGCCGCCGACGCGCTGGGGCTGGCCATTACGCACGCCCATGCGGCCAAGGCCCTGGCCCGGCTGGCGCAAGCCGATGGTGTGATGGGCGCGGGCAGCGGCAAGTACAAGGCCGGGCGCAGTCGCTGA
- the rquA gene encoding rhodoquinone biosynthesis methyltransferase RquA — MSPKEFPKLADAESALAVLQAESSFAAVPVPKYLQETYWWAYVHPNAVRVFERQWLVNLILWGNFARLRDAALHELGSVIDGKVLQVACVYGNFTEYLVKRLGPNGHLDVIDVAPVQITNLHTKLKDSRQVTVQRQDSTDMQFEDASRDAVVVFFLLHEQPVEARHKTIAEALRVTKPGGKLVFVDYHRPVAVNPFRYIMVPILTTLEPFAMDMWRGEITDWLPADIPVAKVEKQTFFGGLYQKVVVTR; from the coding sequence GTGAGTCCCAAAGAATTTCCAAAGTTGGCCGACGCTGAATCGGCATTGGCCGTGCTGCAGGCTGAATCTTCGTTTGCAGCGGTGCCGGTTCCCAAATATCTGCAGGAAACCTATTGGTGGGCTTATGTGCATCCGAACGCTGTGCGCGTGTTTGAGCGCCAGTGGCTGGTGAACCTGATTTTGTGGGGCAACTTTGCCCGTCTGCGCGACGCGGCCCTGCATGAGCTGGGCAGCGTGATCGACGGCAAGGTCTTGCAGGTGGCCTGCGTCTATGGCAACTTCACCGAGTATCTGGTCAAGCGCCTGGGCCCGAACGGTCACCTGGACGTGATTGATGTGGCGCCGGTACAGATCACCAATCTGCACACCAAGCTCAAAGACAGCCGCCAGGTCACGGTGCAGCGGCAGGACTCCACCGACATGCAGTTTGAAGACGCCAGCCGTGACGCCGTGGTGGTGTTTTTTCTGCTGCACGAGCAACCGGTCGAGGCGCGGCATAAAACCATCGCCGAGGCCCTGCGCGTGACCAAACCCGGTGGCAAGCTTGTTTTTGTGGACTACCACCGTCCCGTTGCGGTCAATCCGTTTCGCTACATCATGGTGCCGATTCTGACCACGCTGGAACCGTTTGCGATGGATATGTGGCGCGGCGAAATCACCGACTGGCTACCCGCTGACATCCCGGTGGCCAAGGTCGAAAAGCAGACCTTTTTTGGCGGCCTGTACCAAAAAGTGGTGGTCACGCGCTGA
- a CDS encoding low molecular weight protein-tyrosine-phosphatase, whose translation MSTYSILLVCTDNLCRSPTAEEVLRQKAIQHGLTDQVRVASAATHDFNTGEPVDFHAQKHAMRRGYDLSGLRARLLHADDFERFDLILAMEESNLLLLRLSCPQKYHDKLHYFTQYCSDPASQDVPDPFYGQPQDFEHVLDVIEDGCEGVLIAVNEEIDHDD comes from the coding sequence ATGAGCACGTATTCAATACTCCTTGTCTGCACTGACAACCTGTGCCGCAGCCCAACGGCTGAGGAAGTCCTGCGCCAGAAGGCGATCCAGCATGGGCTGACTGATCAGGTGAGGGTGGCTTCGGCAGCAACCCATGACTTCAACACCGGAGAGCCGGTCGATTTTCATGCACAGAAACACGCGATGCGCCGGGGTTATGACCTCTCCGGTCTCAGAGCACGGCTATTGCATGCGGATGACTTTGAACGATTTGATCTGATTCTTGCGATGGAAGAGAGCAATCTGCTGCTGCTGCGCCTGAGCTGCCCGCAAAAATACCATGACAAGCTTCACTACTTCACGCAATATTGCAGCGACCCAGCCAGCCAGGATGTGCCTGATCCGTTCTACGGCCAGCCGCAGGACTTTGAGCATGTGCTCGACGTCATTGAGGATGGTTGCGAAGGTGTTCTCATCGCGGTGAATGAAGAGATCGATCATGACGATTGA
- the lpxC gene encoding UDP-3-O-acyl-N-acetylglucosamine deacetylase: MLQQRTLKSLTHAVGVGLHSGQRVEITLRPAPPDTGIVFRRVDLPQVVEIAVSATAVSDTTMASTIASGNVKVHTVEHLMSACAGLSVDNLYVDITAEEVPILDGSAASFVFLLQSAGIVMQNAPRRFVRLTQTVEVREGSGATEKWARLAPYHGYQLSFEIDFDHPAVDATGQRVVFDMSSGSYAKDIARARTFGFTKDVEMMRAKGLALGGGLDNAIVMDDYKILNAEGLRYDDEFVKHKILDAMGDLYLLGKPLLANYSARRSGHALNNLLLRELLRRTDAWEVVTFEDAERAPRGFAQLAPAW; encoded by the coding sequence GTGCTGCAACAACGAACCCTCAAATCCCTGACTCACGCCGTTGGCGTGGGCCTGCACAGCGGCCAGCGCGTCGAAATCACCCTGCGGCCCGCGCCGCCCGATACCGGCATCGTGTTCCGCCGGGTGGATCTGCCGCAAGTGGTGGAGATTGCCGTCTCGGCCACCGCTGTCTCTGACACTACCATGGCGTCCACCATTGCCAGTGGCAACGTCAAGGTGCACACGGTCGAGCATTTGATGTCGGCCTGCGCCGGCTTGAGCGTTGACAACCTGTATGTTGACATCACGGCCGAAGAAGTGCCGATCCTGGACGGCTCGGCCGCCTCCTTTGTGTTTCTGCTGCAAAGCGCTGGCATCGTGATGCAAAACGCACCACGGCGTTTTGTCCGGCTGACCCAGACGGTGGAGGTGCGCGAGGGCAGCGGCGCGACTGAAAAATGGGCCCGCCTGGCGCCCTACCATGGCTACCAGCTCAGTTTTGAGATTGACTTTGACCACCCGGCGGTGGACGCCACCGGCCAGCGCGTGGTGTTTGACATGAGCAGCGGCTCGTATGCCAAGGACATCGCCCGTGCCCGCACGTTTGGTTTTACCAAAGACGTGGAAATGATGCGCGCCAAGGGTCTGGCGCTGGGCGGCGGCCTGGACAATGCCATCGTGATGGACGACTACAAGATCCTCAACGCCGAGGGCTTGCGCTACGACGACGAGTTCGTCAAGCACAAAATCCTGGATGCCATGGGCGACCTCTATCTGCTGGGCAAGCCCTTGCTGGCGAACTACAGCGCGCGGCGTTCCGGCCACGCCCTCAACAACCTGCTGCTGCGCGAGTTGCTCAGGCGCACCGATGCCTGGGAAGTGGTCACTTTTGAAGATGCCGAGCGCGCGCCTCGCGGCTTTGCGCAACTGGCACCGGCCTGGTAA
- a CDS encoding energy transducer TonB: MKLSSLSPLQLALGASIAVHAALLTVRFVDPQAFNRVFEDTPLEVILVNARTQERPDKARAIAQANMAGGGDAERGRATSPLPPALISETGDDTEDQTQRQLQNMQEQQTLLLAQVKSMLAALPPADPRQASASPERAEREQKRRQLIRLLAEIERRINQENARPKKRYISPATREAVYAIYYDHLRRAIEDKGTQNFPELAGKKLYGELVMSVTVNFDGQILTTRIEQSSGNRTLDRRAEAITRSAAPFGAFSAAMRRRADQIVVISAFKFTRDETLETRLTSQ; this comes from the coding sequence GTGAAGCTGTCATCCCTCAGCCCGCTGCAGTTGGCGCTCGGCGCCTCGATTGCCGTGCACGCCGCGCTCTTGACGGTGCGCTTTGTGGATCCGCAGGCCTTCAACCGCGTGTTTGAAGACACCCCGCTGGAAGTCATTCTGGTCAATGCGCGCACCCAGGAGCGCCCCGACAAGGCACGCGCCATTGCCCAGGCCAACATGGCCGGTGGCGGCGACGCCGAGCGCGGCCGCGCCACCAGCCCGCTGCCGCCCGCGCTGATCTCGGAAACGGGCGACGACACCGAGGATCAAACGCAGCGCCAACTGCAAAACATGCAGGAACAACAAACGCTGTTGCTGGCTCAGGTGAAAAGCATGCTGGCGGCGCTGCCGCCCGCCGACCCGCGCCAGGCCAGCGCGTCGCCCGAGCGCGCCGAGCGCGAACAGAAACGCCGCCAGCTGATCAGACTGCTGGCCGAGATTGAGCGGCGCATCAACCAGGAAAACGCCCGCCCCAAAAAGCGCTACATCAGCCCGGCCACCCGGGAGGCGGTGTACGCCATCTACTACGACCACCTGCGCCGCGCCATCGAAGACAAGGGCACACAGAACTTCCCCGAGCTGGCGGGCAAGAAGCTGTATGGCGAGCTGGTCATGTCGGTTACCGTTAATTTTGACGGGCAGATTCTGACCACCCGGATCGAGCAAAGCTCGGGCAACCGGACCCTGGACCGGCGCGCTGAGGCCATTACCCGCAGTGCGGCGCCGTTTGGCGCCTTTTCCGCCGCCATGCGTCGCCGGGCCGACCAGATCGTGGTGATCTCGGCCTTCAAGTTCACGCGCGACGAGACACTGGAAACCCGGCTCACATCCCAATGA
- the ureG gene encoding urease accessory protein UreG, which yields MNTPLHHIKNRTKILPPLRVGIGGPVGSGKTTLLEMLCKGMRERYDLVAITNDIYTKEDQRLLTESGALPADRIMGVETGGCPHTAIREDASINLEAIDRMLVDFPDADIVFIESGGDNLAATFSPELSDLTIYVIDVAAGEKIPRKGGPGITKSDLFVINKTDLAPYVGASLDVMAADTTRMRTTVKGLKPFVMTNLKTLSGVQEVMAFIESKGMLRSGDAATLRDGR from the coding sequence ATGAACACCCCATTGCACCACATCAAAAACCGCACAAAAATCCTGCCGCCCTTGCGCGTGGGCATCGGCGGCCCGGTCGGCTCCGGCAAAACCACCTTGCTGGAGATGCTGTGCAAAGGCATGCGCGAGCGCTACGACCTGGTCGCCATCACCAACGACATCTACACCAAGGAAGACCAGCGCCTGCTGACCGAGAGCGGCGCCTTGCCTGCCGATCGCATCATGGGCGTGGAAACCGGCGGCTGCCCGCACACCGCCATCCGCGAAGATGCCTCCATCAACCTGGAGGCCATCGACCGCATGCTGGTGGACTTTCCCGATGCCGACATCGTGTTCATCGAAAGCGGCGGCGACAACCTGGCCGCCACTTTCAGCCCCGAGCTGTCCGACCTGACGATCTATGTGATCGACGTGGCCGCCGGTGAAAAAATCCCGCGCAAGGGCGGCCCCGGCATCACCAAGAGCGACCTGTTCGTCATCAACAAGACCGACCTGGCCCCTTATGTGGGCGCCAGCCTGGACGTCATGGCGGCGGACACGACGCGTATGCGCACCACGGTCAAGGGTCTCAAGCCCTTTGTCATGACCAACCTGAAAACCCTGAGCGGCGTGCAGGAGGTGATGGCGTTCATTGAAAGCAAGGGCATGTTGCGCAGCGGCGATGCAGCCACGCTGCGTGACGGCCGTTGA
- a CDS encoding transglycosylase domain-containing protein — protein sequence MKPVLRWLGLVVAALLALQLYFVVRIAAMTLVDPQSTAFERSQVWRQWHDKGSWRWRQQWVAYPQIADNLKRAVIAAEDDSFIYHDGVDWDALEKAWQKNAKAEAQAAKQQAAQAAKAPATQKKAAAPTTSKPLARAPKVVGGSTITQQLAKNLFLSGERTLLRKGQEFVLAMLLEALLSKQRILEIYLNNVEWGEGVFGAEAAAQHYFRKPASKLSAYEAARLAVMLPRPKYFEKLPNSSYIAGRANVIVNRLNNAELP from the coding sequence ATGAAGCCTGTGTTGCGTTGGCTCGGTCTGGTGGTGGCGGCGCTGCTGGCGCTGCAACTCTATTTTGTCGTTCGTATTGCCGCCATGACGCTGGTGGACCCGCAGTCCACCGCCTTTGAGCGCTCACAGGTGTGGCGCCAGTGGCACGACAAAGGCAGTTGGCGCTGGCGTCAGCAGTGGGTGGCTTACCCGCAGATCGCCGACAACCTCAAGCGTGCGGTGATCGCCGCTGAGGACGACAGTTTCATCTACCACGACGGCGTGGACTGGGACGCGCTGGAGAAGGCCTGGCAAAAAAATGCCAAGGCCGAGGCGCAAGCGGCCAAGCAACAGGCCGCCCAAGCCGCCAAAGCGCCAGCGACCCAGAAAAAAGCCGCAGCGCCGACGACAAGCAAGCCGCTGGCTCGGGCCCCCAAAGTCGTCGGTGGCTCCACCATCACGCAACAACTGGCAAAAAATCTGTTCCTGTCGGGTGAGCGCACCCTGCTGCGCAAGGGCCAGGAGTTTGTCCTGGCCATGCTGCTGGAGGCCTTGCTCAGCAAGCAGCGCATTCTGGAGATTTACCTCAACAACGTGGAGTGGGGCGAGGGCGTCTTTGGCGCCGAGGCCGCAGCGCAGCACTACTTTCGCAAACCGGCGTCCAAATTGAGCGCCTATGAAGCCGCGCGCCTGGCCGTGATGCTGCCGCGCCCCAAGTATTTTGAAAAATTGCCCAACTCCAGCTACATCGCCGGGCGTGCCAACGTGATTGTCAACCGCCTGAACAACGCTGAACTGCCCTGA
- a CDS encoding ribonuclease catalytic domain-containing protein yields the protein MFLLFEEAGKFMAGRVLSEAETSAQVELDSGKRVKVKAANFLLKFEKPTPAQFVLEAQALSQTIELELAWEFAPEEEFGFADLARDYFSLHATLSEQAGMLVRLFEAPHYFRRAGKGRFRKAPADIIALALAAIEKKKLIAQQTEQWVAELSQGSCPQPIRDQLYKILFKPDKNAPEYKAVVEASRATHLGPLELLIKAGAIDSPYQFHWKRFLLENFPRGVGFAKIDAPLIKDELPLSPARAFSVDDSATTEIDDALSVQGLGTGTVRLGIHIAAPGLAFQPGSAIDQLGRNRLSTVYMPGYKITMLPDEVVQNYTLMEGRDCPAVSLYVTLDEATLEIKSTETQLERVHIGANLRHDQLDAIVTTEWLEDPGFMHEMDPQPLQHKREQLSFLYRLANDLKAKREVVRGKPENFNRPDYNFKLVGNDGAEPQGTEQVQISTRQRGAPLDLIVSEAMILANSTWGSWMAELGVPGIYRSQASMLPGVKVRMGTRSLPHAGLGVKSYAWSSSPLRRYVDLVNQWQIIACARHGKTAALAAPFKPKDAELFSIISGFDAAYFAYNSFQGAMERFWTLKYVQQQGIVEIEATLFKDNLVRADHLPLVLPVMGAQGLPRGARVRVKLGDIDEVSLDVHGTVIERLDLPLETEAEIEADEEDDLTVAGPIAIAVDMSEPAADSLENGSNPAQAAADNPAP from the coding sequence ATGTTTTTACTCTTTGAAGAAGCCGGAAAATTTATGGCCGGTCGGGTGCTGTCTGAAGCGGAGACGTCTGCGCAGGTGGAATTGGACAGCGGCAAACGGGTCAAGGTGAAGGCCGCCAACTTTTTGCTTAAATTTGAGAAACCAACGCCAGCGCAGTTTGTGCTGGAGGCGCAGGCGCTCAGCCAGACGATCGAGCTGGAGCTGGCCTGGGAGTTTGCGCCGGAAGAAGAATTTGGTTTTGCCGACCTGGCGCGCGACTATTTTTCACTGCACGCCACCTTAAGCGAACAGGCCGGCATGCTGGTGCGCCTGTTTGAGGCGCCGCATTACTTTCGCCGCGCGGGCAAGGGGCGTTTTCGCAAGGCCCCGGCCGACATCATCGCGCTGGCCCTGGCCGCGATCGAGAAAAAGAAACTGATCGCGCAGCAAACCGAGCAGTGGGTCGCCGAGCTGAGCCAGGGCAGTTGCCCGCAGCCGATCCGCGACCAGCTTTACAAAATCCTGTTCAAGCCCGACAAAAACGCGCCCGAGTACAAGGCGGTGGTGGAAGCCTCGCGCGCCACGCATCTGGGGCCGCTGGAGTTGCTGATCAAAGCCGGTGCCATCGATTCACCGTACCAGTTTCACTGGAAGCGCTTCCTGCTGGAGAACTTCCCCAGGGGCGTGGGCTTTGCCAAGATCGATGCGCCACTGATCAAGGACGAGTTGCCCCTGTCACCAGCGCGGGCATTTTCAGTTGACGACTCGGCCACCACCGAAATTGACGACGCGCTCTCGGTGCAGGGCCTGGGCACCGGCACCGTGCGGCTGGGCATCCACATTGCGGCGCCCGGGCTGGCGTTTCAACCCGGCAGTGCGATTGACCAATTGGGCCGCAACCGCCTGTCCACCGTCTACATGCCGGGCTACAAGATCACCATGCTGCCCGACGAGGTGGTGCAAAACTACACCTTGATGGAGGGACGCGACTGCCCGGCGGTGTCGCTGTATGTGACGCTGGACGAAGCCACGCTGGAGATCAAGAGTACCGAGACGCAACTGGAGCGGGTGCACATCGGTGCCAATCTGCGCCATGACCAGCTGGACGCCATCGTCACCACCGAATGGCTGGAAGACCCCGGCTTTATGCATGAAATGGACCCCCAGCCCTTACAGCATAAGCGTGAGCAGCTCTCATTTTTATACCGCTTGGCGAATGACCTGAAAGCCAAACGCGAAGTGGTGCGGGGCAAACCGGAGAACTTCAACCGGCCCGATTACAACTTCAAGCTGGTGGGCAATGACGGGGCCGAGCCGCAGGGCACCGAGCAGGTGCAGATCAGCACCCGCCAGCGCGGCGCGCCGCTGGACCTGATTGTCTCCGAGGCCATGATTCTGGCCAACAGCACCTGGGGCAGCTGGATGGCGGAGCTGGGGGTGCCCGGCATTTACCGCAGTCAGGCCTCGATGTTGCCGGGCGTCAAGGTGCGCATGGGCACCCGCTCCTTGCCCCATGCCGGCCTGGGTGTCAAAAGCTATGCCTGGAGCAGCTCGCCGCTGCGCCGTTACGTCGACCTGGTCAACCAGTGGCAAATCATTGCCTGCGCCCGCCACGGTAAAACCGCCGCCTTGGCCGCGCCCTTCAAGCCCAAAGACGCCGAGCTGTTTTCGATCATTTCCGGCTTTGATGCCGCCTACTTTGCCTACAACAGCTTTCAGGGTGCGATGGAGCGCTTCTGGACGCTCAAATACGTGCAGCAGCAAGGCATTGTCGAAATTGAAGCCACGCTGTTCAAGGACAACCTGGTGCGCGCCGACCACCTGCCGCTGGTGCTGCCGGTGATGGGTGCGCAAGGCTTGCCACGCGGGGCCCGGGTGCGGGTCAAACTCGGAGACATTGACGAGGTGTCGCTGGACGTGCATGGCACCGTGATCGAGCGGCTTGACCTGCCGCTTGAGACCGAGGCCGAGATCGAGGCCGACGAAGAAGACGATCTCACGGTCGCCGGCCCGATTGCCATTGCCGTTGACATGAGCGAGCCCGCCGCCGACAGCCTTGAAAATGGCAGCAACCCGGCCCAGGCCGCCGCCGACAACCCTGCCCCGTGA
- the aroE gene encoding shikimate dehydrogenase, protein MSLDLYCVMGNPVAHSRSPWIHARFAELTGQAMHYGRRHIELDDFALAVQTFIQEGGRGCNITVPFKFEAAALATHTSERASLAQASNTLTFQPGQILADNTDGAGLVDDIQQGAGFDLQGRRLLLIGAGGAAAGVLGPLILARPASITVANRTLPKATALVERHAALATLQETELLTHDLRGLQGSFDVVINATMSSLSGAGVPVAGSTLRPGGLAYDMMYGPAAQGFMTWAREHGALPRDGLGMLVRQAAESFLIWRGVRPPAQQVLAELRAVMQP, encoded by the coding sequence ATGTCTCTCGATCTTTATTGCGTCATGGGCAATCCGGTGGCCCACAGCCGCTCACCCTGGATTCATGCCCGCTTTGCCGAACTGACCGGGCAGGCCATGCACTATGGCAGGCGTCACATTGAACTGGACGACTTTGCGCTGGCGGTGCAAACCTTCATCCAAGAGGGCGGACGCGGCTGCAACATCACCGTACCGTTCAAATTTGAAGCCGCCGCGCTGGCAACCCACACCAGCGAGCGGGCCAGCCTGGCGCAGGCGTCCAATACCCTGACGTTCCAGCCGGGCCAGATCCTGGCGGACAACACCGATGGCGCCGGACTGGTCGACGACATCCAGCAAGGCGCCGGGTTTGACCTGCAGGGCAGACGCCTGCTGCTGATCGGCGCCGGCGGTGCTGCCGCGGGCGTGCTCGGGCCCCTGATCCTGGCGCGACCGGCCAGCATCACCGTGGCCAACCGCACGCTCCCGAAAGCCACTGCCCTGGTTGAGCGCCATGCGGCACTGGCAACGCTACAAGAAACAGAGCTACTAACGCATGATCTGCGCGGACTGCAGGGCAGTTTTGATGTGGTCATCAACGCCACGATGAGTAGCCTGAGCGGCGCCGGTGTGCCGGTGGCGGGCAGCACATTGAGGCCCGGTGGCCTGGCCTACGACATGATGTATGGCCCTGCCGCACAAGGCTTCATGACCTGGGCGCGTGAACACGGCGCGCTGCCACGCGACGGCCTGGGCATGCTGGTGCGGCAGGCGGCCGAGTCCTTTTTGATCTGGCGTGGTGTGCGCCCGCCCGCGCAGCAGGTACTGGCCGAATTGCGCGCCGTCATGCAGCCCTGA
- a CDS encoding isoaspartyl peptidase/L-asparaginase family protein — MNPKPSSPSFNAGYGAVFTHEGTHELDAAIMDGATLRAGAVACVSRVRRPLRAARAVMERSEHVLLVAAGAEAFAQACGLELVDPAFFSTDARRTQLQHALSTDKSMMDHDGAALVFRASNTLAAPLLESSKLGTVGAVALDRHGNLAAATSTGGMTNKRCGRVGDSPLIGAGTYADNRTAAISCTGTGEVFIRGVVAYDICARMAYGGQTLDVAAHEVVMKTLAALGGRGGLIAVDAQGHLSFPFNTEGMYRGHARLGEAPQTAIFAEGRARIK; from the coding sequence TTGAATCCAAAGCCGTCATCGCCATCTTTTAACGCCGGCTACGGTGCTGTTTTCACCCACGAGGGAACGCACGAACTCGATGCAGCCATCATGGACGGAGCGACCTTGCGCGCCGGTGCCGTGGCATGTGTGAGCCGGGTGCGCCGGCCCCTGCGTGCCGCCCGTGCCGTCATGGAGCGCAGTGAGCATGTGCTGTTGGTGGCAGCCGGTGCTGAAGCTTTTGCACAAGCCTGCGGCCTGGAGTTGGTTGACCCCGCGTTTTTCTCTACCGACGCGCGACGCACACAACTGCAACACGCACTCTCCACGGACAAAAGCATGATGGATCATGACGGTGCCGCCCTGGTGTTTCGTGCCTCAAACACGTTGGCAGCGCCACTGCTTGAGAGCAGCAAGCTGGGCACCGTTGGCGCGGTTGCGCTTGATCGTCATGGCAACCTGGCCGCTGCAACGTCAACCGGCGGCATGACCAACAAGCGTTGCGGTCGAGTCGGAGATTCGCCCCTGATCGGCGCTGGCACGTATGCCGACAACCGCACAGCCGCCATTTCTTGCACCGGCACTGGTGAGGTGTTCATCCGTGGCGTTGTGGCTTATGACATTTGCGCCCGTATGGCCTATGGGGGCCAAACGCTTGATGTTGCGGCGCACGAAGTGGTCATGAAAACCCTGGCCGCCCTTGGCGGTAGAGGTGGTTTGATCGCAGTTGATGCCCAGGGCCACCTGAGCTTTCCGTTCAATACGGAAGGCATGTACCGCGGCCATGCCCGCCTTGGAGAAGCGCCGCAGACCGCTATTTTTGCTGAAGGTCGTGCCCGAATCAAATGA